In Thermus islandicus DSM 21543, a single genomic region encodes these proteins:
- a CDS encoding uroporphyrinogen-III synthase — protein MVLLTRGKDRALLARLAALGLEAAEVALLEQVDLPTLALLPGRLKEGWDFVAVTSKEGARRLLWAWEEAGRPSLQVAAVGEGTGRILAEGGLPPAFVPERATAQDLARGFPEARRVLFVAGDLAGRDLEEGLRARGAWVERLPVYATRERALSPEEVALLERAEVAAFFSPSGVRAFARWTRRRPKAACIGPSTAEEAERLGFSPYEAERPGLEGLFGAILRALGA, from the coding sequence GTGGTGCTCCTCACGCGGGGGAAGGATAGGGCGCTTCTTGCGAGGCTCGCCGCCCTGGGCCTGGAGGCGGCGGAGGTGGCCCTCCTGGAGCAGGTGGACCTCCCCACCCTTGCCCTCCTTCCGGGGAGGCTCAAGGAGGGGTGGGACTTCGTGGCCGTCACCTCCAAGGAGGGGGCGAGGAGGCTCCTTTGGGCCTGGGAGGAGGCGGGGCGCCCCTCCCTCCAGGTGGCGGCGGTGGGGGAGGGGACGGGGAGGATCTTGGCGGAGGGGGGGCTTCCCCCCGCCTTCGTGCCGGAGAGGGCCACGGCCCAGGACCTGGCCCGGGGCTTCCCCGAGGCGAGGAGGGTCCTCTTCGTGGCCGGGGACCTGGCGGGGCGGGACCTGGAGGAGGGCCTTCGGGCCCGGGGGGCTTGGGTGGAGCGCCTTCCCGTCTACGCCACCCGGGAAAGGGCCCTCTCCCCCGAGGAGGTGGCCCTCCTGGAGCGGGCGGAGGTGGCGGCCTTCTTCAGCCCGAGCGGGGTTCGGGCCTTCGCCCGCTGGACCAGGAGGCGCCCGAAGGCGGCCTGCATCGGACCGAGCACGGCCGAGGAGGCGGAGAGGCTCGGTTTTTCCCCTTACGAGGCGGAACGCCCGGGCCTCGAGGGCCTCTTTGGGGCCATCCTCCGGGCCTTGGGGGCGTAG
- a CDS encoding carboxymuconolactone decarboxylase family protein: MSVREALWGEKREAIEEALKQVDEDLFRYIRDFAYEEVLARPGLDLKTRELLAITALVALGSPKELATHLEGALRVGATEREVREAILQAALFLGFPRALAAMRLLQKVLQGRGAPHAGEG, translated from the coding sequence ATGAGCGTCCGGGAGGCCCTCTGGGGGGAGAAGCGGGAGGCCATTGAGGAGGCGCTGAAGCAGGTGGACGAGGACCTCTTCCGCTACATCCGGGACTTCGCCTACGAGGAGGTGCTGGCGCGGCCGGGCCTGGACCTGAAGACCCGGGAGCTTCTCGCCATCACCGCCCTCGTCGCCCTGGGAAGCCCTAAGGAGCTCGCCACCCACCTCGAGGGGGCCTTGCGGGTGGGGGCCACGGAGCGGGAGGTGCGGGAGGCTATCCTCCAGGCAGCCCTCTTCCTGGGCTTTCCCCGGGCCCTCGCCGCCATGAGGCTCTTGCAGAAGGTGCTCCAGGGCCGTGGTGCTCCTCACGCGGGGGAAGGATAG
- a CDS encoding HAD family hydrolase, translated as MVRALTFDVGNTLILASPRFWLLPLLEERGLRPRGDVRKAALEAFRFYEDHHLEARDLETALALWRAFHRRLLEGMGLGEHAEAVSAELVARWKDPALWPLTPGAEETLRALKAQGYRLAVVSNWDATLPEILEVVGLKRYFDHLAVSALSGHAKPDPRLFKEALSALGVAPEEAVHVGDSEADLLGAEAAGVRALLFDPLGENPKALSRLPAVLDYLP; from the coding sequence ATGGTCCGGGCCCTGACCTTTGACGTGGGGAACACCCTGATCCTGGCGAGCCCCCGCTTCTGGCTCCTGCCCCTTTTGGAGGAGCGGGGCCTGCGGCCACGGGGGGATGTGCGCAAGGCGGCCCTCGAGGCCTTCCGCTTCTACGAGGACCACCACTTGGAGGCCCGGGACCTGGAAACCGCCCTCGCCCTCTGGCGGGCCTTTCACCGGCGGCTTCTGGAGGGGATGGGCCTCGGGGAGCACGCGGAGGCCGTGAGCGCCGAGCTCGTGGCCCGCTGGAAGGACCCCGCCCTCTGGCCCCTCACCCCGGGGGCGGAGGAGACCCTAAGGGCCCTAAAGGCGCAGGGGTACCGCCTGGCCGTGGTCTCCAACTGGGACGCCACCCTCCCCGAGATCCTGGAGGTGGTGGGCCTAAAGCGCTACTTTGACCACCTCGCGGTAAGCGCCCTCTCGGGCCACGCCAAGCCCGATCCCAGGCTCTTTAAGGAGGCCCTCTCCGCCCTCGGCGTGGCCCCGGAGGAGGCGGTCCACGTGGGCGACTCCGAGGCGGACCTCCTGGGGGCGGAAGCCGCCGGGGTCCGGGCCCTCCTCTTTGACCCCCTGGGGGAAAACCCCAAGGCCCTTTCCCGGCTTCCTGCGGTGCTAGACTACCTCCCATGA
- a CDS encoding YceI family protein: MRWLAAALTLCLPALAQTFEVASGEARYRVREELLQVGLAEAVGTTKAVRGEVRLQGGRASGEFVVDLRELKSDQARRDSYLRQRTLETDRYPFATFRPKEVRGLPNPLPQSGRVPLQVVGDLTLKEVTQEVVWEGEAEFRGEEVRVFLRTEFPFEKFRLTQPRVSVVLSVENRIRLEVELLLRRK; the protein is encoded by the coding sequence ATGCGATGGTTGGCAGCGGCGCTGACCCTTTGCCTTCCGGCCCTAGCCCAGACCTTTGAGGTGGCCTCGGGGGAGGCTCGCTACCGGGTGCGGGAGGAGCTTCTGCAGGTGGGCCTCGCCGAGGCCGTGGGCACCACCAAGGCGGTGCGGGGGGAGGTCCGGCTCCAAGGCGGGCGGGCAAGCGGGGAGTTCGTGGTGGACCTGAGGGAGCTTAAGAGCGACCAGGCCCGGCGGGACAGCTACCTGCGCCAACGAACCCTGGAGACGGACCGCTACCCCTTCGCCACCTTCCGCCCCAAGGAGGTGAGGGGCCTCCCGAACCCCCTGCCCCAAAGCGGCCGGGTGCCCCTTCAGGTGGTCGGGGACCTCACCCTAAAAGAAGTGACGCAGGAGGTAGTCTGGGAGGGGGAAGCGGAGTTCCGGGGCGAGGAGGTGCGGGTCTTCCTCAGGACGGAGTTTCCCTTTGAGAAGTTCCGCCTCACCCAGCCCCGGGTCTCCGTGGTCCTGAGCGTGGAAAACCGCATCCGGCTGGAGGTGGAACTCCTCCTTAGGCGCAAATGA
- a CDS encoding intradiol ring-cleavage dioxygenase — MRRRALLGMLLLPLARGQGACAPTPALTQGPYYLREVPEREDLREGLPGVPLRLLLRVQDRACRPVAGARVDLWHADALGRYSGVNAPGVFCRGFRRTDGEGRAAFLTLFPGWYPGRTPHLHLRVEAGAQVFATQLFFPEEVQRQVYALPPYRERGMPRVKNRQDGLFRADLLLPLEREGEGFRGTFVLTLPS, encoded by the coding sequence ATGAGGCGGCGCGCGCTTTTGGGAATGCTCCTTCTCCCCCTGGCCCGGGGGCAAGGGGCCTGCGCCCCCACCCCGGCCCTGACCCAAGGCCCCTACTACCTCCGGGAGGTCCCCGAGCGGGAGGACCTGAGGGAAGGGCTTCCCGGGGTGCCCCTAAGGCTCCTCCTCCGGGTGCAGGACCGGGCCTGCAGGCCCGTGGCGGGCGCCCGGGTAGACCTCTGGCACGCGGACGCCCTGGGCCGCTACTCGGGCGTGAACGCCCCCGGGGTCTTCTGCCGCGGCTTCCGGCGCACGGACGGGGAGGGCCGGGCGGCCTTCCTCACCCTCTTTCCCGGCTGGTACCCAGGCCGCACCCCCCACCTGCACCTTCGGGTGGAGGCGGGAGCTCAGGTCTTCGCCACCCAGCTCTTCTTCCCCGAGGAGGTCCAACGCCAGGTCTACGCCCTCCCGCCCTACCGGGAAAGGGGGATGCCCCGGGTGAAGAACCGCCAGGACGGCCTCTTCCGGGCGGACCTCCTTCTTCCCCTGGAAAGGGAGGGGGAGGGCTTTCGGGGAACCTTCGTCCTCACCTTACCCTCTTAG
- the purB gene encoding adenylosuccinate lyase — protein MIARYQTPEMARLWSEESRYRMWARVEAYALEAWEARGEVPKGLAARLLAKLEGKPLDEAFARRVAELEAETRHDLVAFTRALTEWTEDEEVGRYLHLGLTSSDVVDTAQNALLVRALDLILEELKGVEEALKALALRFKYTPAIARTHGVHAEPTSFGLRFLSFLAAFQRDEGRLRRAKGTIGVAMLSGSVGNYAHVPPEVEAHVAFRLGLEPEPISTQVVPRDRHAEVLSALAILGGNVERVAVELRHLQRTEVLEAQEPFHEGQTGSSSMPHKKNPVGLENLTGVARLLRGYLGPALEDIALWHERDIAHSSVERVILPDATTLAHYALRRLKGILEGLVVYERNLKRNLDLTRGLVYSQRVLNALIERGLPRQAAYALVQRNALRSWEEERSFLELLEEDPKNPLKGKELRALFDPKPFLRHVEAIYARFGL, from the coding sequence ATGATCGCCCGCTACCAGACGCCGGAGATGGCCCGCCTCTGGTCGGAGGAAAGCCGCTACCGGATGTGGGCCCGGGTGGAGGCCTACGCCCTCGAGGCCTGGGAGGCGCGGGGGGAGGTACCGAAGGGGCTTGCGGCGAGGCTTTTAGCGAAGCTTGAGGGAAAGCCCCTGGACGAGGCCTTCGCCCGGAGGGTGGCCGAGCTGGAGGCCGAGACCCGGCACGACCTCGTGGCCTTCACCCGAGCCCTCACCGAGTGGACGGAGGACGAGGAGGTGGGCCGCTACCTCCACCTGGGCCTCACCAGCTCGGACGTGGTGGACACGGCCCAAAACGCCCTCTTGGTCAGGGCCCTGGACCTCATCCTGGAGGAGCTCAAGGGGGTAGAGGAGGCCCTTAAGGCCCTCGCCCTCCGCTTCAAGTACACCCCCGCCATCGCCCGCACCCACGGGGTCCACGCCGAGCCCACCAGCTTCGGCCTCCGCTTCCTCTCCTTCCTGGCAGCCTTCCAGAGGGACGAAGGGCGGCTTAGGCGGGCCAAGGGGACCATCGGGGTGGCCATGCTCTCGGGCTCGGTGGGCAACTACGCCCACGTCCCCCCCGAGGTGGAGGCCCATGTGGCCTTTAGGCTTGGCCTCGAGCCCGAACCCATCTCCACCCAGGTGGTCCCCCGGGACCGGCACGCGGAGGTCCTCTCCGCCCTCGCCATCCTGGGGGGGAACGTGGAGCGGGTGGCGGTGGAGCTACGCCACCTCCAGCGGACGGAGGTCCTCGAGGCCCAGGAGCCCTTCCACGAAGGCCAGACGGGAAGCTCCTCCATGCCCCACAAGAAAAACCCCGTGGGCCTGGAGAACCTGACCGGGGTGGCGAGGCTCCTAAGGGGCTACCTGGGGCCCGCCCTGGAGGACATCGCCCTCTGGCACGAGCGGGACATCGCCCACTCCTCGGTGGAGAGGGTGATCCTCCCCGACGCCACCACCCTGGCCCACTACGCCTTAAGGCGGCTCAAGGGGATCCTCGAGGGCCTCGTGGTTTACGAGAGGAACCTCAAGCGGAACCTGGACCTCACCCGGGGCCTCGTCTACTCCCAGCGGGTCCTGAACGCCCTCATAGAAAGGGGCCTTCCCCGGCAAGCGGCCTACGCCCTGGTCCAGCGGAACGCCCTTAGGAGCTGGGAGGAGGAGAGAAGCTTCCTGGAGCTTCTGGAAGAAGACCCCAAAAACCCCCTGAAGGGGAAGGAGCTAAGGGCCCTCTTTGACCCAAAGCCCTTCCTCCGGCACGTGGAGGCCATTTACGCCCGGTTCGGGCTCTAG
- the purC gene encoding phosphoribosylaminoimidazolesuccinocarboxamide synthase, with the protein MEKLYEGKAKVLYQEGPDTLRVYFKDEATAFNAQKRGVIPGKGVVNNKVSSALFRYLEAHGVRTHFLEEVSEREMRVKRVEILPLEVILRFRAAGSFAKRYGVAEGTPLKKPLLEFSLKSDALGDPLLCENAVLALGLAEEAELEAVKATTLRVGELLKAFFAERGLELVDFKLEFGRRGGEVLLADEISPDTMRLWDEKGEPWDKDRFRKDLGGVEEAYQEVLRRVLGEPQARS; encoded by the coding sequence ATGGAGAAGCTTTACGAAGGCAAGGCCAAGGTGCTCTACCAGGAAGGCCCGGACACCCTAAGGGTCTACTTCAAGGACGAGGCCACCGCCTTTAACGCGCAAAAGCGGGGGGTGATCCCCGGTAAGGGCGTGGTGAACAACAAGGTCTCCTCGGCCCTCTTCCGCTACCTCGAGGCCCATGGGGTGAGAACCCACTTCCTGGAGGAGGTCTCCGAGCGGGAGATGCGGGTGAAGCGGGTAGAGATCCTCCCCCTGGAGGTGATCCTCCGCTTTAGGGCGGCGGGAAGCTTCGCCAAGCGCTACGGGGTGGCGGAGGGCACGCCCCTAAAGAAGCCCCTCCTGGAGTTCTCCCTGAAAAGCGACGCCCTCGGCGACCCCCTCCTCTGTGAGAACGCCGTCCTCGCTCTAGGGCTTGCGGAGGAGGCGGAGCTTGAGGCGGTGAAGGCCACGACCCTTAGGGTGGGGGAGCTCCTCAAGGCCTTCTTCGCCGAAAGGGGCCTGGAACTCGTGGACTTCAAGCTGGAGTTCGGCCGGCGGGGCGGGGAGGTCCTCCTCGCCGACGAGATCAGCCCCGACACCATGCGGCTTTGGGACGAGAAGGGAGAGCCTTGGGACAAGGACCGCTTCCGCAAGGACCTGGGCGGAGTGGAGGAGGCCTACCAAGAGGTGCTGCGGCGCGTCCTGGGCGAGCCCCAAGCCCGGTCCTGA
- the purS gene encoding phosphoribosylformylglycinamidine synthase subunit PurS — translation MPRYQATLLIELKAGILDPQGRAVEGVLRDLGHPVEGVRVGKVLEVVFRAEGPLEAEAKAKELAQLLANPVMETWALEALKELP, via the coding sequence ATGCCGAGATACCAAGCCACCCTGCTCATAGAGCTGAAGGCGGGCATCCTAGACCCCCAGGGCCGGGCGGTGGAGGGGGTCTTAAGGGACCTCGGCCACCCGGTGGAGGGCGTCCGGGTAGGCAAGGTGCTGGAGGTGGTCTTCCGGGCGGAAGGCCCCCTGGAGGCCGAGGCCAAGGCCAAGGAGCTAGCCCAGCTCCTCGCCAACCCGGTGATGGAAACCTGGGCCCTGGAGGCCCTGAAGGAGCTGCCATGA
- the purQ gene encoding phosphoribosylformylglycinamidine synthase subunit PurQ, translated as MRWAIVRFPGSNCDEDARFALKKAGIQAEYVWHTERDLKGFDGVFLPGGFSYGDYLRAGALAAKSPVMEAVRRFAEEGRYVVGVCNGFQVLTEAGLLPGALLANLNLHFTCKEVGVRVERNDLPFTRLYGKGQVLRLPIAHAEGRYHADPETLARLEGEGLVVFRYAPLKGEADYNPNGSLHDIAGIVNERGNVLGMMPHPERAVDGLLGGEDGLPFFLGLVREVVG; from the coding sequence ATGAGGTGGGCCATCGTCCGCTTCCCCGGTTCCAACTGCGACGAGGACGCCCGCTTCGCCCTAAAGAAGGCGGGGATCCAAGCGGAATACGTCTGGCACACGGAAAGGGACCTCAAGGGCTTTGACGGGGTCTTCCTCCCCGGGGGGTTCAGCTACGGGGACTACCTGAGAGCGGGGGCCCTCGCCGCCAAGAGCCCGGTGATGGAGGCGGTGCGGCGCTTCGCCGAGGAGGGGCGGTACGTGGTGGGGGTCTGCAACGGCTTCCAGGTGCTCACCGAGGCGGGGCTTCTGCCGGGGGCGCTTCTCGCCAACCTCAACCTCCACTTCACCTGCAAGGAGGTGGGGGTGCGGGTGGAGCGGAACGACCTGCCCTTCACCCGCCTCTACGGGAAGGGGCAGGTCCTCAGGCTCCCCATCGCCCACGCCGAGGGGCGCTACCACGCCGACCCCGAGACCCTGGCCCGCCTCGAGGGGGAGGGGCTCGTGGTCTTCCGCTACGCCCCCCTCAAGGGGGAGGCCGACTACAACCCGAACGGGAGCCTGCACGACATCGCGGGCATCGTGAACGAGAGGGGCAACGTCCTCGGGATGATGCCCCACCCCGAGCGGGCGGTGGACGGGCTTCTGGGGGGGGAAGATGGGCTGCCCTTCTTCCTGGGGCTCGTGCGGGAGGTGGTCGGATGA
- a CDS encoding HAD family hydrolase, producing the protein MKPKAITFDFWGTLFTEGEAFLERVMPARYEILLDALSEAGHPAEEAEVREAYRQATLAFEEAWRAGEHMSVYDRVARIFALLGAPHDPGLIALTARKLEESSLLADLKPLPGVEALKALAKRYPLALVSDTGLTPGRLLREHLKRQGLDVFQAFSFSDETGFVKPRPEAFRVALEALGVAPEEALHVGDLPQTDIKGAFGAGYPWAFQYVGLREVNGEVRPTAKVKDHRELLALLE; encoded by the coding sequence ATGAAGCCTAAGGCCATTACCTTTGACTTCTGGGGGACCCTCTTCACCGAGGGGGAAGCGTTTTTGGAAAGGGTCATGCCCGCCCGGTACGAGATCCTCTTGGACGCCCTCTCCGAGGCGGGCCACCCCGCGGAGGAGGCCGAGGTGCGGGAGGCCTACCGCCAGGCCACCCTGGCCTTTGAGGAGGCCTGGCGGGCGGGGGAGCACATGTCCGTTTACGATCGGGTGGCCCGGATCTTCGCCCTCCTCGGCGCCCCCCACGACCCCGGCCTCATCGCCCTCACCGCCAGGAAGCTGGAGGAGAGCTCCCTCCTCGCCGACCTCAAACCGCTCCCGGGGGTGGAGGCGCTGAAGGCCCTCGCCAAGCGGTATCCCCTGGCCCTGGTCTCGGACACCGGCCTCACCCCGGGCCGCCTCCTCCGGGAGCACCTGAAGCGGCAGGGCCTGGACGTCTTCCAGGCCTTTAGCTTCTCCGACGAGACGGGCTTCGTGAAGCCCAGGCCCGAGGCCTTCCGGGTGGCCCTGGAGGCCCTGGGCGTAGCCCCCGAGGAGGCGCTCCACGTGGGGGACCTGCCCCAGACGGACATCAAGGGGGCCTTTGGGGCGGGCTACCCCTGGGCTTTCCAGTACGTGGGCCTTAGGGAGGTGAACGGGGAGGTGCGGCCCACGGCCAAGGTGAAGGACCACCGGGAGCTCCTCGCCCTCCTAGAGTGA